One part of the Ovis canadensis isolate MfBH-ARS-UI-01 breed Bighorn chromosome 8, ARS-UI_OviCan_v2, whole genome shotgun sequence genome encodes these proteins:
- the DYNLT2 gene encoding dynein light chain Tctex-type protein 2, which produces MEAARSAGAMEKRGRGAKAPAVQAPQQPSVMPRKERRPSMFEKEAYAQILRDRLRESIHDVQYVEPPFDDSIADLGKEWKSALAKLKFANSYRMEPLKKFQAHSVETKVQQILTETLQDFKYDDKVFSHLSLELADRILSSVKEFGYHRYKFIIKVLFIQKTGQAINIASRWIWDVAWDSWVSAKHEAETYVALVLVFALYCE; this is translated from the exons ATGGAGGCGGCCCGGAGTGCCGGCGCGATGGAGAAGCGGGGTCGGGGCGCGAAGGCGCCCGCAGTGCAGGCCCCTCAGCAGCCGTCGGTGATGCCTCGCAAAGAGAGGAGGCCTAGCATGTTCGAGAAGGAGGCA TATGCACAAATTTTAAGAGATAGACTGAGAGAATCGATTCATGATGTTCAGTATGTAGAGCCTCCATTTGATGACTCAATTGCTGACCTAGGTAAAGAATGGAAGAGTGCCCTGGCAAAACTAAAGTTTGCTAATTCATATAGAATGGAGCCCTTGAAAAAATTCCAGGCTCATTCAGTAGAAACAAAAGTCCAGCAGATACTAACG gaaactcttCAAGATTTCAAATATGACGACAAAGTCTTTTCTCATTTGTCACTTGAGTTAGCAGACCGCATACTGTCATCAGTCAAAGAATTTGGGTACCACCGTTATAAGTTCATTATAAAAGTATTATTTATTCAAAAGACGGGTCAGGCAATCAAT ATTGCCAGCAGATGGATCTGGGACGTGGCGTGGGACAGCTGGGTCTCTGCGAAGCATGAGGCTGAAACGTACGTGGCGTTGGTCTTAGTATTCGCCCTCTACTGTGAATAG